A stretch of Methanoregula sp. UBA64 DNA encodes these proteins:
- the frhA gene encoding coenzyme F420 hydrogenase subunit alpha, whose product MTRVVSVSPTVRNEGRSGLVLETDEDGIVTRGRWVGLSPVRGFERFCTGKKMVAVPTLASRVCGICPVPHVLAGVGAMEASIGCEIPRDALLLRRIIHSASRLSVHTLHALMVLPDLYYPGTETRINPFSPEPRARALARRIQRIREIGQTCVQIAGGEAIHPGNPRVGGMHSNISPQAKTKIADLAKEGEVLAREHRECMLSLIRDLSRRDSVEIGGARVPFPRHLGYHDQGSLATDPLYGTSSLEEHPSFDLSRYTEVSPVNWYGDPAEVTYSDPAYPGGGTLPVGTPLDPVREMCPALPLYDGQPVEVGAAARLRQFSHFDEKGTIGQLVARQMECVQAAAELADCTDRLDPAGPVLAPCIPPGNGSLGWAANEAPRGTLVHIARVREGKVIYFKMLVPTSWNMPTAGLALAGSPWQLAELIIRGYDPCISCASH is encoded by the coding sequence ATGACCCGGGTTGTTTCTGTCTCGCCAACCGTACGGAACGAAGGGCGTTCGGGGCTGGTCCTTGAGACCGATGAAGACGGGATCGTGACCCGGGGACGATGGGTCGGATTGTCGCCGGTCCGTGGGTTCGAGCGGTTCTGTACCGGGAAGAAGATGGTCGCTGTCCCGACGCTGGCGTCACGGGTCTGCGGCATCTGCCCGGTCCCCCATGTGCTCGCGGGTGTCGGGGCCATGGAAGCATCGATCGGCTGCGAGATTCCCCGCGACGCCCTGCTCCTGCGGCGGATCATCCATTCGGCGTCCCGGCTCTCGGTCCATACCCTCCATGCCCTCATGGTGCTTCCCGACCTGTACTACCCCGGCACCGAAACGAGGATCAACCCGTTCTCCCCCGAGCCCCGGGCACGCGCCCTTGCCCGGCGCATCCAGCGGATCCGGGAGATCGGGCAGACCTGCGTGCAGATCGCGGGCGGCGAGGCGATCCATCCGGGCAATCCCCGGGTGGGCGGGATGCACTCCAACATCTCGCCGCAGGCAAAGACAAAGATCGCCGATCTTGCAAAAGAGGGAGAGGTCCTTGCCCGCGAGCACAGGGAGTGCATGCTTTCCCTGATCCGCGACCTTTCCCGGCGGGACTCTGTGGAGATCGGCGGTGCCCGGGTGCCGTTTCCCCGGCATCTGGGGTACCACGACCAGGGCAGTCTTGCCACCGACCCGCTCTACGGTACGTCGAGTCTTGAGGAGCACCCGTCCTTTGACCTCTCGCGGTACACGGAAGTGTCGCCCGTGAACTGGTACGGGGATCCGGCGGAGGTCACGTACAGCGATCCTGCGTACCCCGGCGGCGGGACGCTTCCGGTGGGAACGCCGCTCGATCCCGTGCGGGAGATGTGCCCGGCGCTCCCCCTGTACGACGGGCAGCCGGTCGAGGTCGGGGCAGCGGCACGCCTCCGGCAGTTCAGTCATTTCGACGAGAAAGGCACGATCGGGCAGCTCGTGGCCCGGCAGATGGAGTGCGTCCAGGCCGCAGCCGAACTCGCGGACTGTACCGACCGGCTCGACCCCGCCGGCCCGGTGCTTGCGCCCTGCATCCCGCCCGGCAACGGCAGCCTGGGCTGGGCGGCAAACGAGGCCCCCCGCGGAACCCTGGTCCATATCGCCCGCGTCCGCGAGGGAAAGGTGATCTATTTTAAGATGCTCGTTCCCACGTCATGGAACATGCCAACGGCGGGCCTTGCCCTTGCCGGTTCGCCCTGGCAGCTCGCCGAACTGATCATCCGGGGATACGACCCGTGCATATCCTGTGCCTCCCACTGA
- a CDS encoding 2-hydroxyacid dehydrogenase, with protein sequence MKILFCGEGFPEARRQLAALLPDDKILALPPDRIGRHIADADIVVPTVNRVDETLMQEGHFGLIQQFGVGLEGVDITAATKNGIWVARVPSEESGNAASVAEHAILLMLMLSKRWNDIIRTRKPGIQDRWGTPTGQALREKTVCIVGLGGIGRELARRLVGFRVRIVTADDHPGRTVPGVEIARQYPLSDLPAAFAEADYIVLCLNYTPDRFHLVGSTALAAAKPGAYLVNVARGGLLDEDTLLTALKSGQVAGAGLDVFWQEPVDMGHPLFSENVIATPHIAGVTDVSYEGIARAFAGNVKRYAAGETPLYLANAPEKVRHR encoded by the coding sequence ATGAAGATCCTTTTCTGCGGCGAGGGCTTTCCCGAGGCCCGCAGGCAGCTTGCAGCCCTTCTTCCGGATGACAAGATCCTTGCCCTGCCCCCGGACCGGATCGGCCGGCACATTGCGGATGCCGATATCGTTGTCCCGACCGTAAACCGGGTGGACGAGACACTCATGCAAGAGGGGCACTTCGGGCTCATCCAGCAGTTCGGGGTCGGGCTTGAAGGCGTGGACATCACGGCTGCCACAAAAAACGGGATCTGGGTTGCCCGGGTCCCCAGTGAAGAGTCCGGCAATGCCGCCTCGGTTGCCGAGCATGCAATCCTCCTCATGCTCATGCTCTCCAAACGCTGGAACGATATTATCAGGACCAGAAAGCCCGGCATCCAGGACCGGTGGGGAACCCCGACCGGCCAGGCACTCCGGGAAAAGACCGTCTGCATTGTCGGTCTTGGCGGGATCGGGAGGGAGCTTGCCCGGCGGCTCGTCGGCTTCCGGGTCAGGATCGTCACCGCAGACGACCACCCCGGGCGGACGGTGCCGGGCGTGGAGATCGCCCGCCAGTATCCCTTATCAGACCTCCCCGCAGCGTTTGCAGAGGCAGACTATATCGTGCTCTGCCTCAACTATACCCCGGACCGGTTCCACCTCGTGGGCAGCACGGCACTTGCCGCTGCAAAACCCGGGGCGTACCTGGTGAACGTGGCCCGGGGCGGCCTTCTCGATGAAGACACCCTGCTTACCGCCCTGAAAAGCGGGCAGGTGGCCGGCGCCGGTCTCGACGTCTTCTGGCAGGAACCGGTGGACATGGGCCACCCCCTCTTTTCTGAAAACGTGATCGCAACTCCCCACATTGCCGGTGTAACGGACGTGTCGTACGAGGGGATCGCCCGGGCGTTTGCCGGGAACGTGAAACGCTACGCAGCCGGGGAGACGCCCCTGTATCTTGCAAATGCACCGGAGAAGGTACGGCACCGGTAA
- a CDS encoding LysE family translocator: METDLFVHGIVIGIALAAPVGPIAFMCIQRSIAHGRLHGIAAGLGIATADAFYAAVTAFGLALISDFLLARQWFFRLFGGLALILVGLKIFFAPPPEVTVKADGGSLISDYTTMFALTLANPLTILFFAIIIPSFGAVISGGTWFNPALFVIGVFVGEIAWWVLLCGILGSMRSYLTQKRLHTINRLAGLVITAFGIVLIASLFVSGELS, translated from the coding sequence GTGGAGACCGACCTTTTTGTTCACGGTATCGTGATCGGTATCGCCCTTGCAGCGCCGGTCGGCCCCATTGCGTTCATGTGCATCCAGCGCTCGATCGCCCACGGGCGGCTCCACGGGATCGCGGCAGGCCTCGGGATCGCCACCGCCGATGCATTTTATGCGGCCGTAACCGCATTCGGGCTTGCCCTTATCTCGGACTTCCTCCTTGCCCGGCAGTGGTTCTTCCGGCTCTTCGGGGGCCTTGCCCTCATCCTTGTCGGCCTCAAGATCTTCTTTGCCCCGCCGCCCGAGGTAACGGTAAAGGCAGACGGGGGAAGCCTGATCTCGGACTATACCACGATGTTTGCCTTAACGCTCGCAAACCCCTTGACCATCCTCTTCTTTGCGATCATCATCCCGAGCTTTGGCGCGGTCATCAGCGGGGGCACATGGTTCAACCCGGCCCTCTTTGTGATCGGGGTCTTTGTAGGCGAGATCGCCTGGTGGGTGCTCCTCTGCGGCATCCTCGGCTCGATGAGGAGCTACCTGACCCAGAAACGGCTGCATACCATCAACCGGCTCGCCGGCCTGGTTATCACCGCGTTTGGCATCGTCCTTATCGCCTCCCTCTTTGTGTCCGGCGAACTCTCGTAA
- a CDS encoding DHA2 family efflux MFS transporter permease subunit, translated as MEVPAALSAREQKLVLFILALSSFMASLDSTIVNISLPTIAESFHIPMSEVSWVAMSYLLVLSGLLLVFGKLGDMHGFKKIFIAGFAVFTIGSLLCGLSGSIDALIGSRFVQGIGAAALEAIGPAMIAIYLPKEIRGKALGILATVISVGIAAGPIIGGLLTQYVSWHWIFFINVPIGICAVLLGMKCIPQDRHPVKTGAFDYPGAVVFFFALATLLWPIDEGLSLGWTSPAIIGSFCVSAILWVLFVFRETRCNDPLCDFDLFKNKNFLAASLAAAAMMLAFAGVQYLLPFFFEGVMGYQVYVAGLLLAVPSFALMVLGPISGSLSDKIGSRVLATGAAVFAAVAFFLISLFTEQTGILFIAGTLLCVGIALGVFFPPNMNQILGQSKKDEEGLGSSIMTTMKNVGETVGIALMGTIALFTVVTNKNFNPNTPVAQIPMEIIVEGFAVAFIAAAVIAVIAAVLSAVAEDNPR; from the coding sequence ATGGAAGTACCGGCCGCACTCAGTGCACGGGAACAGAAACTCGTTCTCTTCATCCTTGCCCTCTCCTCCTTCATGGCATCGCTCGATTCAACCATCGTAAACATCTCGCTCCCCACGATCGCAGAATCGTTCCATATCCCCATGTCCGAGGTCTCCTGGGTTGCCATGAGCTACCTGCTTGTCTTGAGCGGGCTGCTTCTGGTTTTCGGGAAACTCGGCGACATGCATGGCTTCAAAAAGATCTTCATTGCCGGGTTTGCCGTCTTTACCATCGGGTCGCTGCTCTGCGGTCTCTCGGGAAGTATCGACGCCTTGATCGGCTCGCGCTTTGTGCAGGGGATCGGCGCTGCGGCTCTCGAAGCGATCGGCCCGGCCATGATTGCTATCTATCTCCCCAAAGAGATCCGGGGAAAGGCTCTGGGGATCCTTGCAACGGTGATCTCCGTGGGGATCGCGGCAGGGCCGATCATCGGCGGCCTTTTAACCCAGTACGTGAGCTGGCACTGGATCTTCTTTATCAACGTCCCGATCGGGATCTGTGCGGTGCTCCTCGGGATGAAGTGCATCCCGCAGGACCGGCACCCGGTAAAGACCGGGGCATTCGATTACCCGGGGGCGGTCGTTTTCTTCTTTGCGCTTGCCACCCTCCTCTGGCCCATCGACGAGGGGCTCAGCCTGGGCTGGACATCTCCCGCAATTATCGGCAGTTTCTGTGTCTCGGCCATTCTCTGGGTGCTCTTTGTGTTCCGGGAGACCCGGTGCAACGACCCGCTCTGCGACTTCGACCTCTTCAAGAACAAAAATTTCCTTGCCGCAAGCCTTGCCGCTGCGGCGATGATGCTTGCGTTTGCCGGCGTGCAGTACCTCCTGCCGTTCTTCTTTGAGGGCGTGATGGGGTACCAGGTCTATGTGGCCGGCCTGCTGCTTGCCGTGCCGTCCTTTGCGCTCATGGTCCTTGGCCCGATCTCGGGCAGCCTCTCGGACAAGATCGGTTCCCGGGTGCTTGCCACGGGGGCGGCCGTGTTTGCTGCCGTGGCGTTTTTCCTGATCAGCCTCTTTACGGAACAGACAGGTATCCTCTTTATTGCAGGTACGCTGCTCTGCGTGGGTATTGCGCTCGGGGTCTTCTTCCCGCCCAATATGAACCAGATCCTCGGCCAGAGCAAGAAAGACGAGGAGGGACTTGGTTCGAGTATCATGACCACGATGAAGAACGTGGGGGAGACGGTGGGGATTGCGCTGATGGGTACGATCGCCCTCTTTACGGTGGTGACCAACAAGAACTTCAACCCGAATACCCCGGTGGCGCAGATCCCGATGGAGATCATCGTGGAGGGCTTTGCGGTGGCATTTATCGCTGCGGCCGTGATCGCGGTGATCGCGGCGGTACTTTCCGCGGTTGCAGAGGATAATCCCCGGTAA
- a CDS encoding ATP-binding cassette domain-containing protein, protein MNALHLFASDTDPFGAETEAHRETPIVADGAPIIRIDHLSKVFKDKTKTVVAVNDVSFEVMKGEIFGLLGSNGAGKSTLIRILTTLLSPTTGQAVVNDIDITKDPETIRTLIGVCPQNYTSDVELTAYDNLEFYGKLQNVPDSILDARIWELLRMADLEDRAHMPVRTFSGGMKRKLEIVRAFIHRPLILFLDEPTIGLDPEARREVWQQILALNAEHTTIILTTHYMDEAEKLCGRIAFVDHGSLIALDTLENLRRLIPAGDLIGIGIDRIVPGIEDELKTIPQVNAVTVVEHSVTISATNGSRVLPAILAAFEDHHLAILSISIRSPSLEDIFIYLTGKGIDGDTNVTAAHGGKMP, encoded by the coding sequence GTGAATGCCCTGCACCTGTTCGCAAGCGATACAGATCCCTTCGGTGCGGAGACGGAGGCACACAGAGAGACGCCCATTGTTGCCGACGGCGCCCCGATCATCCGGATCGACCACCTCTCCAAGGTCTTTAAGGACAAGACCAAGACCGTTGTCGCCGTAAACGATGTCTCCTTTGAGGTGATGAAAGGGGAGATCTTCGGCCTCCTCGGCTCAAACGGCGCCGGGAAGAGTACCCTCATCCGGATCCTCACCACGCTGCTCTCCCCTACCACCGGGCAGGCCGTGGTAAACGACATCGATATCACCAAAGACCCGGAGACGATCCGGACCCTGATCGGCGTCTGCCCCCAGAACTATACAAGCGACGTGGAACTGACCGCGTACGACAATTTAGAGTTCTACGGCAAGCTCCAGAACGTCCCCGACAGCATCCTCGACGCCCGGATCTGGGAACTCTTAAGGATGGCCGATCTCGAAGACCGGGCCCACATGCCGGTGCGGACGTTCTCGGGGGGCATGAAGCGGAAACTCGAGATTGTCCGGGCCTTCATCCACCGCCCGCTCATCCTCTTTTTGGACGAACCGACAATCGGCCTTGACCCCGAGGCTCGCCGGGAGGTCTGGCAGCAGATCCTCGCGCTCAATGCAGAGCACACCACAATCATCCTCACCACGCACTACATGGACGAGGCAGAGAAGCTCTGCGGGCGGATCGCCTTTGTCGACCACGGGAGCCTGATTGCCCTCGACACCCTCGAAAACCTGCGCAGGCTGATCCCGGCCGGCGACCTCATCGGGATCGGCATCGACCGGATCGTGCCCGGGATCGAAGACGAACTCAAAACAATCCCGCAGGTCAACGCGGTAACGGTGGTCGAGCACAGCGTCACGATCTCGGCCACGAACGGCAGCCGGGTTCTCCCGGCGATCCTTGCCGCCTTTGAGGACCACCACCTCGCCATCCTCTCCATCTCCATCCGGTCGCCGTCCTTAGAAGATATCTTCATCTACCTGACGGGAAAGGGCATCGACGGCGACACGAACGTTACAGCCGCCCACGGAGGGAAAATGCCATGA
- a CDS encoding ABC transporter permease, whose protein sequence is MIRSAFAIFKRDFKKFLSTPSMIVMTLFIPVMYLVIFGNAMGGTITHIPVGVVQESPPYSDTQLFTSASFQLNHISQTDAEKLLDVTVYADEITAKQDLENGKLAAVIVFPSSVTNDNTIRLYVDSADSITPPLVQAGLNQVLLSLGAHNPVRVDKIYGNIKYIQFFGVSVIMMAIFSATMFGGGMALIRDRENGIHEGYLVTPVKRSSIILGIITSGTVRAFIAGFVIFWIDLLVTGIAVQSLQAFILVIVVILISCIGVTSFVVSLASRFTTQQEYMSLIAFFNMILFLTSGAFYPVIGMPDWLRWITTINPEYYGVHALRSILLRDQGLNVVGPDLIALLLFSTAMIILGIVTYRRTLE, encoded by the coding sequence ATGATCCGGAGTGCATTTGCCATCTTCAAACGGGACTTCAAGAAGTTCTTAAGCACCCCCTCGATGATCGTCATGACGCTCTTTATCCCCGTCATGTATCTCGTGATCTTCGGGAATGCCATGGGCGGGACCATCACCCATATCCCGGTCGGGGTAGTACAGGAATCCCCGCCCTACAGCGACACGCAGCTCTTCACGAGCGCCTCCTTCCAGCTCAACCACATCAGCCAGACCGATGCGGAGAAACTCCTCGACGTTACCGTCTATGCGGACGAGATCACCGCAAAACAGGATCTGGAGAACGGAAAGCTCGCCGCCGTGATCGTCTTTCCCTCATCGGTGACAAACGACAATACGATCCGCCTCTACGTAGATAGTGCCGATTCCATCACGCCCCCGCTCGTCCAGGCGGGGTTGAACCAGGTGCTCCTCTCCCTTGGGGCCCACAACCCCGTGCGGGTGGACAAGATCTACGGGAACATCAAGTACATCCAGTTCTTCGGGGTAAGCGTGATCATGATGGCGATATTTTCCGCCACCATGTTCGGCGGCGGGATGGCGCTCATCCGGGACAGAGAGAACGGGATCCACGAGGGCTACCTGGTGACGCCGGTGAAACGGTCGAGCATCATCCTTGGGATCATAACAAGCGGGACGGTGAGGGCGTTTATCGCCGGGTTCGTGATCTTCTGGATCGATCTGCTGGTCACCGGGATCGCCGTCCAGAGCCTCCAGGCGTTCATTCTCGTCATTGTCGTGATCCTGATCTCCTGTATCGGGGTGACGAGCTTTGTCGTCTCCCTTGCATCGCGCTTCACCACGCAGCAGGAATACATGTCGCTGATCGCATTTTTTAACATGATCCTGTTTTTAACGTCGGGGGCGTTCTACCCGGTGATTGGGATGCCGGACTGGCTGCGCTGGATCACGACCATCAACCCCGAATATTACGGGGTGCACGCTTTGAGGAGCATCCTTTTGCGGGACCAGGGTCTCAATGTGGTCGGGCCCGATCTCATTGCCCTGCTGCTCTTCTCGACCGCGATGATCATCCTCGGTATCGTGACCTACCGCAGGACGCTTGAGTGA
- a CDS encoding MarR family winged helix-turn-helix transcriptional regulator, with amino-acid sequence MAEDFRGRAAEALIALIPLYYKNVMRNRHTANGVLIAEYHTLGLLMKYKALPMSEIGDRLYISRPYMTRLADIMIADGLVERQADPKDRRVTNLAITAKGKKFLKESVSKYKKDLMESFGGLTDAELEHLGKALEEAYQILIKVDRR; translated from the coding sequence ATGGCCGAAGATTTCCGGGGACGTGCGGCTGAAGCCCTGATTGCCCTCATCCCCCTCTACTACAAGAACGTGATGCGGAACCGGCATACTGCAAACGGCGTCCTCATCGCCGAATACCATACCCTCGGGCTTCTCATGAAGTACAAGGCGCTGCCCATGTCGGAGATCGGAGACCGGCTCTACATCTCCCGGCCCTACATGACCCGGCTTGCCGACATCATGATAGCCGACGGCCTCGTGGAACGGCAGGCAGACCCAAAAGACCGCAGGGTAACAAACCTTGCCATCACCGCGAAAGGAAAGAAATTCCTCAAAGAGTCCGTATCGAAGTACAAAAAAGATCTTATGGAAAGTTTCGGGGGCCTCACGGACGCGGAGCTCGAACACCTGGGAAAGGCGCTTGAGGAAGCCTACCAGATCCTCATAAAAGTCGACCGGAGGTGA